From a region of the Lentibacillus cibarius genome:
- a CDS encoding N-acetylmuramoyl-L-alanine amidase, protein MGLSERTSMANAHNADLFVSFHHKPVEEKGSRVIFIQDSAIPKPATFSVSYTHLSWSFMLRIVYGTEAKRSRFFGSSRNRHAGHSAGKLISGFGGGYVAFKAALLCEGISTAIAKSILKAVG, encoded by the coding sequence GTGGGACTAAGCGAGCGAACCAGCATGGCCAATGCTCATAATGCCGATCTGTTTGTATCTTTCCATCATAAGCCGGTGGAGGAGAAGGGTTCGAGAGTTATATTTATCCAGGATTCCGCCATACCAAAACCGGCGACATTCAGCGTATCATACACGCATCTATCATGGAGTTTTATGCTTCGTATAGTCTACGGGACAGAGGCAAAAAGAAGCCGATTTTTCGGTTCTTCGAGAAACCGACATGCCGGCCATTCTGCTGGAAAACTTATTTCTGGATTCGGCGGTGGATACGTGGCATTTAAAGCAGCCCTCCTTTGTGAGGGAATAAGTACAGCCATTGCTAAAAGTATTTTAAAAGCTGTGGGAT